In the Bactrocera tryoni isolate S06 unplaced genomic scaffold, CSIRO_BtryS06_freeze2 scaffold_926, whole genome shotgun sequence genome, gcgtggacgggtcctcagccgcacttttcttggaattaaaaaagaaaagcaaaatttcacgcaaatgtcgagaattcggctcaaaaagtgacattttcagttgaaaataagtttgggatgcaaacagatctctacaaatatttcgttgggttaatgttgacacaaatgtccaggatcggtataaaacgatttaatcgaccagtgcttgaccctagagacatctattggaaaacggcggaagcaaagttgtagatatatcacccaaaccctttggctaacgCTTTGGTACATTCTTGCGATGAAACACActttaaaagaagagatatgcccgcatactaaggagcaatgtatcaccaaaacagcccAATAGCTTGCCTGAACGTGTATaggttttaaatagatttaagattttataacttattgtatTCTTTcctattttatacaaaaacttacaaaatatagcgaatttcttcattattttcacaaatttttgaacagctgcaactttttcaacttcaccgaagttaattcaccttttcaacactatatggcATGACACAAttaggggtgttgtggaatgtgatagttgtcggaatcagaattgaaaccgaaaaaaagtagtaggtgtcatgaattcagacatTATTGGTTTAATGTTTCAAACAGAATACAAGtatgtatcggttttgggtgttacggaaaccaattttatcggttttgctatcagaaacaaaacAAGAAGATAGTTGCagacagatttgaaatgtatgTAAAGTCAAGgaattttattgttacgaattaatttatctttatttctataagagaaaacataagaataaaacacaaaatgtcTTAAATATtgagttttgcaaaaaaaaaaaatgcggatatttaaggggggagcctgctttttaggcttcaaaaaatcgattttttgcgAGGGAAAgatataattgattaaagcgaacatttttttttttgataagaaatctttgatattctgcctttgagGCAGAATCTGCGGGCagtatgcaggtcgcaatttctatcggaaacaaaaaattcaaagagtttcatatttgttaataacttatgtTTTAGTTTAACTAAGAAAATTTCTAAAGCTGTCTCCCCCTttaaagatttacaaaacgtaatttaacacccgtctttattcattcgataaatattcagccctattctgcatttctACTCGAATCGAAATTTTCTCCGATTGGCAACTTTGGTATTCTGCGTTTCGATTCAACTTCGAAAATTCCAATTCTATGTATTCTGCATTGCGATCGTAATTACGTTTTTGTACGTTGAAGTTTTGTCGGCGGAAAGCCGTTATATATTCATTTTCGTGCACttggataaaataatttcctcaaatatgtaagtaaaactttaTGATTATGGTTGTAAGACATAATGGTGGTGTCCTTGGTTATTTGtgcttaaatgatattttttgatatgtttgcaggtcaaaagtaacaacggcagagcaatacgaaaaattgtgtgatatgATGGCCACGAAAAGAGATATTGCGCAGGGCTTCCAAAGGCGACCGAAGGAAGAAGTACAGGAGTTTTGGGAGGAGGTTGCAAGGAATTTAAATACACTTGGCCCACCAACAAAAGATTCCAATACATGGAGGTAATATATTacctacaattaattttaaaaaattaagttacatCTAACGTTTTCGTGCAGGTCTGGATTGACTGAAAATGCTACATGAAGCGAAAATTATcgcataacaaaaaataaaggatGAGCACCGGTGGAGGTCCTTGCCGTTTACAACACATAAGCCCACTTGATGAAAAGGTGATAGCTTTGACGGGTTTGGAAACGGATGATATCCCTTCAACCAGTAGAGCTAGCAGCCAAAATAGAGAGGCGAGAGCAAACAAGCAGAGCACTTCTTCATTACTTAAGCAAcagatacaaatcaaaaagaattttatgcagagacgaaaaaattcaatgaagctGCCTTTGGTAAAATGGAAGAAGTTACTTCATATTTACGGCACATGAATTGTTCTCTAGAAACTTTGGCGGAGACTgcagtgaagcaacttgaagaaCAGAAGCGACACAATAGAATTAAGGAAGAGCTGGTGaaggaaaaagtagaaataaaaatgcaaatgctaaGATTAGATCCAAATTATAAGCCGGATTCAAAATagtcattttttaattgttagccttttatttattttactattattcatttatataacgagcagtgaaacgaaataaaagcatttacttttttaatataggagctgtaaaatgcactgaatgcaattgtttttatttaattgaataatgtagggcatattttgaataatgcatTGCTCTCCTCCTCAAGTAATATCGCAGCCGCTACTGATTCCATGTTAGTGTTAAAAAAACgcgatataatttctttattttaataaaccaacaataatttgtgtatttttgctttgttatgttTCATTTTCACACGTTTCAAGGCAAACAGCTGACTTCGAAAGAGCTAcagctcttcctcttcttctttcaatCCAATCGTAACTCAGAATACCTATTTTCGATTCAGACGGAGCGTAGAGCGGGAACGTAATCgaaatgcagaatagggctgatTATCTCTTAAAATCGGAACTCATTAACCAACGCTATCATATATAAATAACCAATTGCCATTTATTTCATTACAACTATTGtcatttttcttcttttgaaTTAATAGATCtggtttttttattgtatttttatttttttattaaataagttATGTATAATTTCatggtttattaaaaattttttagattccCCTTCTGTTTTGGAGTCGATTCGTactaaactaattttttgatgGTATTAATTAAGTTGCTCATCTATGAAGTTACTTTTAACCTCCATTCGGACAACGCATGTTTacaattgtacatatatacttttattgcTGATTGGTAGATTTTATTTGCCCGTTCACAATTGGTAAAAAGTAGGGGTGAGCCATTGCTTCACGTGCAGTCAACCTTTCAACATGATCATAACGCAAAAGCTTATCAAGAAAATCAAGGGCCTCTGGTGAAACAAGATGCTGATTATCCGAATGGACAAATCTTTCCCATCTCTTTCGAGAGTGCCTTTGTAAAATGTCATGGAATCGAGGATCTAGCTCAATATTGTATTTATCTAAATATGCATACAATTCTTCAGTGCCAAGCACTTTGGCAATACGGACGAGTTGGTCATAGTTATCGTGTCCATGAAAAAAGGGTTCTTTCCGAAAAATCATTGAAGCTAACATACAGCCCAAAGACCACATATCTAATGAGTAATCATACATTTGGTAGTCAACAAGCAACTCCGGCCCTTTGAAATATCGAGACGCCACTCGAACATTGTACTCCTGGCCAGGATGATAAAATTCTGCCAAACCCCAATCAATCAGGCGCAATTTACGATTTTCGTGATCAATCATAACGTTATGAGGTTTTACATCCCTGTGCATAATGCCCATACTATGGCAATAGTCGAGAGCCTTCAGTAATTCAAATAAGTAGTAACGGATCTCATAGTCCGTTAAAGTTTGATATAATTGTTTAAAGTCGGTGTTATTGACGTGCTCAAATATCAAAGCGGGAGTACGTGAAACGGGATCTTTTACAACCGCTAATAGAGTAATTATATTAGTTCCACCTCGCAAATTCTctagtatttttatttcacgcttaattttcttcttctttactggtttGAGGATTTTAACCACACACTTCTCCGTCGTTGTAATATTAATAGCTTCAAATACTTCGGAGTATTTGCCACGACCCAATTTTCGAACCAGCTGGTAATCATCCTGGTTAGCCCATTCAACTACATAATTCTCGTAGTCCCAATACTCGTCCGGTTTGTGTGCATTCACATCTGTATAAACTCGGGCAGCACTTGGGAGTGTCATCTTTCCAGAACTGATTCTACTCTTTCTCAAAAAGTTTGTTATGACAGAGAAATCCTGATTTGGAACGACCCCTCTTACATTTATGACAGAGCTACTAGAATCTGTACAATAGCTTCTCCGAAGACGGTTTTGATACAGGCCactggaaaatgaaaaaagtacaaaagttAACATTAAATAActgttttgtttaatttgtttagAGTAAGTATGGTAAACTAAAGTGATACGTAATACGATATTGACTACCTAATCCTAATTTTTAGCGTCCCTGACGCTGTTGACAATTTAATTCCacttcaatatttttgtgatattacAACAACAGTCGACAACTGTCAGATAGCAGTTGAGTAAGTAGTAGTCAAAGAAAATAGGAAGTGGCTTAATGGGCTCTTAGtgaaacttaaataaattttaaattaattattttgttcaaatagaAAAGTCAAGGTTAAAACTAAACAGCAGTGTCGTAATTTGGAAGCAGCTTTACtggtatttcaaaataaaaggtACAACCACTCCTAGCCCATGCATATggattaaaaatagtaaaaatccaTTCAATTCATGGGTAACTACAACAAATTTTAGGTGATAATTTTTCGTATATACACTAAGCATCAAAggaaagtatatttatattagtttcTGACAACATCAGAGAGttcatttattttctatattttctcttataataaaattcataaagcaTGCCGCGAAGACACACCGTTATGTGAAATAAACAGTTGgaataaaatatgtacttagtatttatatgcaataaaCTCGATAGAGTGTGATTAGTCTTCGATGGGGCGCCGATGAGCGCGCGTTAAATGAAAGGGTAactttagtttttgttatttttatgaagGTAAAGTTGATTTACctcaagatttaataaaattgcatttattacGAATATTAAGAATGATGGAAATTTTTTCCTATGTgccagggttctcatttactgctccgagttttgttaggtaaaaaactatagctgtagcgagagcaaaaaattaaatgctgcGCTATGCTCTGCCGTAGCGGTAGCAGAgcggagctaatgaaaattttcatatgctgtggctcccgacaaagtgagagcggtagcaagtaCTAAATAAAATGCTACgggagtagcgtagtttttcaaacgctgctaACGCTGCGGAATTTAATTGTAGAAGAACATATCGAAAAAGatctgaaaaatattccatttcgATCGGAGAGACAAGgaagatttttgaaaactttaagaAAAAGACAACCAAAACTCAGTACGGTGGAGGTCCAAAGTCCAAAATTTTCCTATACGTTGAGCTATTTTTACGaagaaaaattgctgaaatcCCTGAATTTTCATCAAGTTGATCGAAAGTTTTGCTGTGGATGGTTCAATTAATACAATGCAAAGAAATCTGCAACATTTGGCTTGAAAACTTATGTCGCAAAAGCGACTTATGATTTCCATAGGGAATAGAAAAAAAGACTGGAATTGCCAAACCAAttaggctgttcacgataaggtggttatgtgattaagtaaacaaaaacaaaatgcggtatgacaaaataacTAACTTTGACCCACCCAGgcccttgtttacagattatgtggttgtttgcttatttccagtgtTAGAAAGTCGTTGGAATTTAACTAAAtgacagcacaaaaaataaataaaactaagcaaATGGCATTTCCAGTTAGATTTTCTTATGGGAAATTCTGCTAtcaacagctgttttttgtttacaatcagcaaattaaaaacGGAATGAAAAGCATCACAAATCATCGGCGAGGTTGCGATCTGCGCCTTCCTAGACATTGAGGGTGCCTTTGACAATGCGTCTCACACCAGCGTGATCAAGGCACTTGAGAGAAGGAACGTTACCACTCCAATATGCAGATGGATAGAAGCCCTTCTGCGTACTAGGGTAGCGGAAACCACGGTGGGGGAAAGCAGGATTCGTCTTGGCATCACaaggggctgcccacaggggGGAGTACTATCCCCTCTGCTATGGAGCTTGGTAGTAGACGAACTCCTTGAGTTGCTCGCCAGCAATGGAATCCGCTGTCAAGGGTACGCGGATGACATCGTAATAATGGCGATAGACAGATTTGAAAACACTCTCTGTGACATTGTTCCAAGGGGCTTAAACCTGGCGAAAGGATGGTGCAACACGGTAGGGCTAAACATCAACCCAGCAAAAACTACCGTGGTCCCATTCACTAGGCGGAGATCTCTTCCGGGCCTGAGGTCCCTAACAATAGGGGCCACAGAGGTGGAAATGTCGAAAGAGGTCAAATTCCTTGGCTTCACTTTAGACTCGTCACTACGGTGGAGTAGGCTTTTGGACTTAACGCTGTCCAAAGCAACGAGAGCACTTATGGTATGCAGACGCCTGGCCGGCAGATCATGGGGTTGCAAGCCAGGAATCATtagatggctgtataccatgatagtAAGGCCTATTATCACCTATGGAGCGGTGGCTTGGGCCACCAAAGCAGCTCAGTCTTCGGTGATCCAGAGACTGTCAAAGCGGAGATCTCTTCCGGGCCTGAGGTCCCTAACAATAGGGGCCACAGAGGTGGAAATGTCGAAAGAGGTCAAATTCCTTGGCTTCACTTTAGACTCGTCACTACGGTGGAGTAGGCTTTTGGACTTAACGCTGTCCAAAGCAACGAGAGCACTTATGGTATGCAGACGCCTGGCCGGCAGATCATGGGGTTGCAAGCCAGGAATCATtagatggctgtataccatgatagtAAGGCCTATTATCACCTATGGAGCGGTGGCTTGGGCCACCAAAGCAGCTCAGTCTTCGGTGATCCAGAGACTGTCAAAGCTGCAAAGACTTGCCTGTGTCTGTGCTTCGGGGGCAATACGCACATGCCCCACTGTGGCACTGGAAGTCATActggagctcacaccgctgcacCAGGTGATAAAACAAGCAGCAAACCACaccatgctgctaatgtcagcAGAAAGCTGCGGTAGAGGAAAGTTAATGTCCTCCAGACAGATGGACGCACTAGAGGAAAGCACACCGCTGGTCCTTCTCCCAAAGGACGGCACaacgaagaaaataaacttcaaaagGAATTTCCAAGTTATTCTCGGCAGCAAGACGGAGTGGAGCGATTCCACGCTGGAAAAACTGTTGGAAGACAGTACCTTCCAGTGGTACACCGATGGTATTGGGGCAGGTATTGCGGGACCGCGTACTAAGCTGTCCATACCAATGGGCTGCTTCCCAAGTATCTTCCAGGCTGAAGTTTTTGCCATAGGTCAGTGCGCGGAATTCAACCTcagccgcaactatcgcaaccagcgaTGGCTATTCTCAGtgatagccaagcggcactaAAGGCGATTTCATCatatgagatcaaatcgcttttagtCGAGGAATGCATAGAGAGGCTAAACCGCCTGTCCTTGTGCAACcgggtgcacctaatttgggtgccaggGCACAAAGGAATAGAAGGTAACGAGAAGGCCGACGAACTGGCCCGCGCTGCGGCAGCGTCCAAGGTGATGGGACCAGAACCATACATAGCGGTAGGATCCCATACttttaaggagctgctccgcacggaggaaAGAACGGAGAGAGAACGGCATTGGCACAGGCACAGGCATCAGGCATGCGCCACGCCAAACTGCTACTAGGGGGGTACAGTCTCTCCAGGTTGAAGGAACTTATTAACCTCCCCCGTGAAAAATTCCGTCTCCTCGTCGCAATTTACACAGGGCACTGgaggctcaggaagcacttgtccaacatgggcatagtctcctgtgctaactgccggttctgcgacctggaacaggaaacaccagcaca is a window encoding:
- the LOC120782093 gene encoding casein kinase II subunit alpha translates to MTLPSAARVYTDVNAHKPDEYWDYENYVVEWANQDDYQLVRKLGRGKYSEVFEAINITTTEKCVVKILKPVKKKKIKREIKILENLRGGTNIITLLAVVKDPVSRTPALIFEHVNNTDFKQLYQTLTDYEIRYYLFELLKALDYCHSMGIMHRDVKPHNVMIDHENRKLRLIDWGLAEFYHPGQEYNVRVASRYFKGPELLVDYQMYDYSLDMWSLGCMLASMIFRKEPFFHGHDNYDQLVRIAKVLGTEELYAYLDKYNIELDPRFHDILQRHSRKRWERFVHSDNQHLVSPEALDFLDKLLRYDHVERLTAREAMAHPYFLPIVNGQIKSTNQQ
- the LOC120782096 gene encoding uncharacterized protein LOC120782096; the protein is MIVRPIITYGAVAWATKAAQSSVIQRLSKLQRLACVCASGAIRTCPTVALEVILELTPLHQVIKQAANHTMLLMSAESCGRGKLMSSRQMDALEESTPLVLLPKDGTTKKINFKRNFQVILGSKTEWSDSTLEKLLEDSTFQWYTDGIGAGIAGPRTKLSIPMGCFPSIFQAEVFAIGQCAEFNLSRNYRNQRWLFSVIAKRH